A genomic region of Catalinimonas niigatensis contains the following coding sequences:
- a CDS encoding vWA domain-containing protein: MKKYANSSLLCLAMLSLVACDKNEDVPNLRSDFQLYIDFWNPDGSHPEISFDETNTSDAIRIDFDKTFGGSAVGNSFTEVVIDNFRIIDNTNVNYEISNIRAYEYRDELNDWKEDVEFRMEYETIEDMAVVLVLDRSESLGEDFETIKQYATNFVTQIFAETDQLQVGVVDFADEVNMIPLTSNAGQVTDYIENLEQGRFTTLYEAVNRGVNALQEVEAEAKAIIIFTDGTDNNSNPEYSPQYLMEKIKNDDSKSKIISFTIGLEGKGGVDRSVLNTLTVNGGVATFPKSVNELQGVFENFSSGIANVYNLTYTRNRQPIPENTPVKLRFSIQTRRK, from the coding sequence ATGAAAAAGTATGCGAATAGCTCGCTGTTATGTCTGGCTATGCTCTCCCTCGTCGCGTGCGACAAAAATGAAGATGTACCCAATCTTCGTAGTGATTTCCAACTTTACATTGACTTCTGGAACCCTGATGGTAGCCATCCTGAAATCAGTTTTGACGAGACCAATACCTCCGATGCCATCAGGATTGACTTTGACAAAACCTTTGGTGGCTCTGCTGTAGGTAATTCCTTTACCGAAGTTGTCATTGACAACTTCAGGATCATTGACAATACCAATGTCAATTACGAAATCTCAAATATACGGGCCTATGAGTATCGTGATGAACTCAACGACTGGAAAGAAGATGTGGAGTTTAGAATGGAATATGAAACCATTGAAGATATGGCAGTAGTGTTAGTACTAGACAGGAGTGAGTCGTTGGGAGAAGATTTTGAGACAATTAAACAGTATGCTACCAACTTTGTGACCCAGATATTCGCAGAGACAGATCAGCTTCAGGTGGGAGTGGTGGATTTTGCCGATGAAGTCAATATGATTCCACTGACGTCCAATGCCGGTCAAGTGACGGATTACATTGAGAATCTGGAACAAGGACGGTTTACTACCCTCTATGAGGCAGTCAATAGAGGCGTAAATGCTTTGCAGGAAGTAGAAGCAGAGGCCAAGGCTATCATTATTTTTACGGATGGTACCGATAATAATTCTAATCCTGAATATAGTCCTCAGTATTTAATGGAAAAGATCAAAAACGATGACAGCAAATCAAAAATCATCAGTTTTACCATCGGCCTGGAAGGAAAAGGAGGGGTGGACAGAAGTGTTTTAAATACCCTAACCGTAAACGGTGGCGTCGCAACTTTTCCTAAGTCTGTGAATGAGTTGCAGGGCGTATTTGAAAACTTTTCCAGTGGTATTGCCAATGTATACAACCTGACATATACGCGTAACCGACAACCCATTCCTGAAAATACCCCCGTAAAGCTCCGCTTTAGCATTCAGACACGCCGAAAGTAA
- a CDS encoding RNA polymerase sigma factor — MKSGSEKAFEQLYDKFFPLLFRYGLQFCPARDTLKDCLQDFFVDLFVRRSSLNEVKHVKNYLYTAFRHRLIRHLSGRQLLLEPLSLSYHFEVTFSHEHALIHEQLDELKQRKLVNAFKNLSSRQKEAVFLRFYENMGYEEIAGIMKMKKVKYARTLVYRAIGVLRECIKDLDGSLTLYSMLPLLLLCRFPHSSR, encoded by the coding sequence ATGAAATCAGGGTCTGAAAAGGCATTTGAGCAGTTGTACGATAAATTCTTTCCACTGCTTTTCCGCTATGGATTACAGTTTTGCCCCGCGAGAGATACCCTCAAAGATTGTTTACAGGATTTTTTTGTAGACTTGTTTGTACGTCGTTCTTCCCTGAACGAGGTAAAACATGTTAAAAACTATCTTTACACAGCTTTTCGCCATCGTCTCATTCGGCATCTTTCGGGCAGGCAGTTGCTGCTGGAGCCACTATCGCTTAGCTATCATTTTGAAGTTACTTTCTCTCACGAGCATGCGCTCATCCATGAACAATTGGATGAGCTTAAGCAGCGTAAGTTGGTCAATGCATTTAAAAATCTAAGCAGCCGACAGAAGGAAGCTGTTTTTTTGCGTTTTTATGAAAACATGGGCTACGAAGAGATTGCCGGGATCATGAAAATGAAAAAAGTAAAGTATGCCCGCACCTTAGTATATCGCGCCATTGGTGTACTTAGAGAATGTATCAAAGATCTGGATGGAAGCCTCACCCTGTATTCTATGCTCCCTCTGCTGTTGTTATGTCGCTTTCCTCACAGTTCCCGATAA
- a CDS encoding FecR family protein translates to MDYNHYDVDDFVADAFFTRWVKQPNEETNIFWEKWLEERPEKADTIVQAKSIVAFLNFSVEQASPDEQHDVKAKVMRQIRSNHHPVGNPFFLKRYLSAAAAVSLLLVGVYFVWQFALAQPYHQYATHFGEQQEIILPDSTLVKLNANSSLKFKKDWSEDLVREVWLEGEGFFEVVKKPDAADGRFIVHTHELDVEVLGTTFNVQARNGETQVVLNTGKVKLHQTDQTKDKQEIFLEPGEMATLSQDQLVKTQVNPQIYSSWKDNRLFFENESIRKIAQRLKDMYGYEIKVDQQEWLDLKFTGSCPADDISILLMAISESFDLKVTLNDQQIHIQQHEQP, encoded by the coding sequence ATGGACTATAATCACTATGATGTAGATGACTTTGTGGCAGACGCTTTTTTCACCCGTTGGGTAAAGCAGCCCAATGAAGAAACGAATATTTTTTGGGAGAAATGGCTGGAAGAAAGGCCCGAAAAAGCTGATACTATTGTGCAGGCAAAAAGTATTGTAGCTTTTCTGAATTTTTCAGTGGAGCAAGCCAGCCCGGATGAGCAGCATGATGTAAAAGCGAAGGTAATGCGGCAGATCAGGTCAAATCACCATCCTGTGGGAAATCCTTTCTTTTTAAAACGTTATCTCTCTGCCGCTGCCGCGGTGTCCCTGCTCTTGGTAGGGGTATATTTCGTTTGGCAGTTTGCCCTTGCTCAGCCTTATCATCAATATGCTACCCACTTTGGTGAACAACAGGAAATTATTCTGCCTGATAGCACGCTGGTAAAACTAAATGCTAATTCCAGTCTGAAATTCAAAAAAGACTGGTCAGAAGATCTTGTAAGAGAAGTATGGTTGGAGGGAGAGGGATTTTTTGAGGTCGTAAAAAAGCCGGATGCAGCAGACGGACGCTTCATCGTACACACTCATGAGCTGGATGTAGAAGTATTGGGTACAACCTTTAATGTACAGGCCAGGAATGGGGAAACCCAGGTGGTTTTGAATACAGGTAAGGTGAAGCTTCATCAGACGGATCAAACTAAGGATAAGCAGGAGATATTCCTTGAACCCGGAGAAATGGCTACGCTCAGCCAGGATCAACTGGTCAAAACGCAGGTGAACCCCCAAATTTATTCATCATGGAAGGATAATCGACTCTTCTTTGAAAATGAAAGTATCCGGAAAATTGCGCAGCGCCTCAAAGACATGTATGGCTATGAAATAAAGGTAGACCAGCAGGAGTGGCTTGACCTGAAGTTTACCGGCTCCTGTCCGGCAGATGATATTTCCATTTTGCTCATGGCCATCTCTGAAAGCTTTGACTTAAAAGTGACACTCAATGATCAACAAATACACATACAACAACATGAACAACCTTAG